One window from the genome of Bacteroidia bacterium encodes:
- a CDS encoding response regulator transcription factor: MKSKIFVIDDDEKLNGLLQDYLSNFGYQVTTFTNPRLGLDKINKELPDLVILDVMMPEIDGFTVCKELRKELSVPIILLTARGDVTDRIVGLELGADDYLPKPFEPRELVARIQTILRRSSQAKVSQEVLRLDRLEVYPEKQIIKLDGKNLDLSTLEFEALYLLIRKRGNVLSRDNIMDSLHGVDWSAFDRSIDILISRLRQKLSDDPKKPVFIKTIWGSGYKFIGNEE, translated from the coding sequence GTGAAAAGTAAAATATTTGTAATTGATGATGACGAAAAGCTAAATGGACTACTCCAGGATTATCTTTCAAATTTCGGGTATCAGGTAACTACGTTTACTAATCCCCGCTTAGGACTGGATAAAATCAACAAGGAGTTGCCGGATTTAGTGATTCTTGATGTAATGATGCCTGAAATAGATGGTTTTACAGTCTGCAAAGAGTTGCGTAAAGAGCTTTCAGTTCCGATTATTCTATTAACCGCCAGAGGTGATGTTACAGACCGTATAGTTGGACTTGAACTTGGTGCAGATGACTATTTGCCAAAACCATTTGAGCCACGTGAATTAGTTGCCAGAATACAGACTATTTTAAGAAGATCGTCACAGGCAAAGGTTTCACAAGAGGTTTTAAGGTTAGATCGTCTGGAGGTATATCCTGAAAAACAAATCATTAAACTTGATGGTAAAAATCTGGATTTATCTACGCTGGAATTTGAAGCCTTATATTTGCTTATTCGGAAAAGAGGAAATGTTCTTTCACGTGATAATATTATGGATAGTTTACACGGTGTTGATTGGTCTGCATTTGACCGATCTATTGATATTTTAATAAGCCGGCTTCGACAGAAATTAAGTGATGACCCAAAGAAACCGGTATTTATAAAAACTATCTGGGGTTCCGGATATAAATTTATAGGTAATGAAGAATAG
- a CDS encoding ABC transporter permease has product MKKRIIKSGVKFLLRHKFQSFFMVLGIMIGVIFLCLTFSIGLGTEKQIISKVKNFFGSDNIFIIAGKGMQMSGPR; this is encoded by the coding sequence ATGAAAAAAAGAATTATTAAAAGCGGTGTAAAATTCCTGCTACGTCATAAATTTCAGTCTTTTTTTATGGTACTTGGTATTATGATAGGTGTTATTTTTTTATGCCTGACTTTTTCTATAGGATTGGGAACGGAAAAACAAATAATATCTAAAGTAAAAAACTTCTTTGGCTCTGACAATATTTTTATCATAGCCGGTAAAGGAATGCAAATGAGCGGACCAAGATAG
- a CDS encoding TonB-dependent receptor: protein MKRLLIIILVVITFNFESVAQLTQTIKGTVVDKDSKTKLIGVNIIVKNTNPILGCNSDINGSFRIEKVPVGHHTLVVTYIGYENLIIPEILVGTGKEVFLSIELTESVSQLKEITVSGNSDKGKPINEMASVSSRSFSVDEASRYAGNANDISRIAQSYAGVSSNDTYNELIIRGNSSRGLLWRLEGIEVPNLNHLSTNGSSGGGLSILSVNVLKNSDFYTGAFPAEYGNALSGVFDVKLRNGNSEKHEYAIQAGFMGLEAEMEGPFSKNKRASYLVNYRYSTLGLFDKMGLKLFGGDVVIPRFHDLTLKFNFPTKNKGTFTLFGIGGISSTVQLAKKDSALWENTYNKFEATLLSNMFASGLIHKYFFNEKAYLTSFVSVSGNENGVILDSLDNKYVFNSTLNSNVSGLYLRISSALNYKFNSKNTFRTGIIYSNIRFNLLSESKVKQIVYVNSDGSTDLAQFYAEWKHRFNEKFTLNTGFHSTYFALSSSSSLEPRFSLQWNISSIQSLSIGAGIHSKTEPLTLYFAQIPQTNGTYVTPNKNLRLSKAQHYVLSYENQLAENLKLKIETYYQYLYDVPVENNIQSGFSVLNFNDTYPTMFDNNANVALINKGTGTNYGIEITFEKYFSKNYYFLVTGSLYESKYKAMDNVERNTRYNNNFITNFIGGKEFKIGKNKTDVIVTDIKFVWSGGPRLTPIDVEKSRTLGITVFDVEHRYTEKSPDYFKFNFKIGYRKNNKKSSHYIFLELQNVTNHKNIASQYYNPIKNEIYTYYQLGFLPILNYRVQF from the coding sequence ATGAAAAGGTTATTAATAATTATTCTAGTTGTTATAACATTTAATTTTGAGTCTGTTGCGCAACTCACACAAACAATTAAAGGAACAGTTGTAGATAAAGATTCAAAAACAAAATTAATCGGAGTTAATATAATTGTAAAGAATACAAACCCAATACTTGGTTGTAATTCAGATATTAACGGAAGTTTTCGCATAGAAAAAGTACCAGTTGGACACCATACATTAGTAGTAACATATATTGGTTACGAAAATTTAATTATACCAGAAATTTTGGTAGGTACAGGTAAGGAAGTTTTTTTATCTATTGAATTGACCGAATCTGTTTCTCAATTAAAAGAAATAACAGTTTCTGGTAACTCCGATAAAGGTAAACCAATTAATGAAATGGCATCTGTAAGTTCCAGATCATTCTCAGTTGATGAAGCAAGTAGATATGCCGGAAATGCTAACGACATATCACGTATAGCACAATCTTATGCAGGAGTTTCATCAAACGACACATATAACGAATTAATTATCAGAGGAAATTCCTCAAGAGGTTTATTGTGGCGATTAGAAGGAATTGAAGTACCAAATCTGAACCATCTTTCAACTAATGGAAGTTCGGGCGGAGGACTTAGTATTTTAAGTGTAAATGTGTTAAAGAATTCTGATTTCTATACAGGTGCTTTCCCTGCCGAATATGGCAATGCTTTATCCGGAGTATTTGATGTTAAATTAAGAAACGGGAATAGTGAAAAACATGAATATGCTATTCAAGCAGGTTTTATGGGACTTGAAGCTGAAATGGAAGGACCTTTTTCTAAAAATAAACGAGCTTCTTATCTCGTTAATTACCGTTATTCAACACTTGGTCTTTTTGATAAGATGGGGTTAAAATTATTTGGAGGAGATGTTGTGATTCCTAGATTTCATGACTTAACACTAAAATTTAATTTCCCAACAAAGAACAAAGGTACTTTCACATTATTTGGAATTGGTGGAATAAGTTCCACTGTGCAACTTGCAAAGAAAGATTCTGCATTATGGGAAAACACTTATAACAAATTTGAAGCTACATTATTATCCAATATGTTTGCTTCAGGTCTTATTCATAAATATTTTTTTAATGAAAAAGCATACTTAACATCTTTTGTTTCTGTATCAGGTAATGAAAATGGGGTTATACTCGATTCATTGGATAACAAATATGTCTTTAACTCAACATTGAATAGTAATGTTTCGGGACTATATTTACGAATATCTTCAGCTCTTAATTATAAGTTCAATTCAAAAAATACTTTCAGAACCGGAATTATATACAGCAATATCCGGTTCAATCTTTTGTCGGAGAGTAAAGTTAAACAAATAGTTTATGTTAATAGTGATGGTTCTACTGATTTGGCTCAGTTTTATGCAGAATGGAAGCATCGTTTTAATGAGAAATTTACTTTGAACACAGGTTTCCACTCAACATATTTTGCACTAAGTTCATCCTCTTCACTTGAACCCAGATTTAGTCTGCAATGGAATATTTCATCTATACAGTCACTCAGTATTGGTGCAGGAATACACAGTAAAACAGAACCCTTAACATTATACTTTGCTCAAATTCCACAAACTAATGGAACATATGTTACTCCGAATAAAAATTTACGACTTTCAAAAGCCCAGCATTATGTATTGTCATATGAAAATCAGTTGGCGGAAAATCTAAAGTTAAAAATTGAAACATATTATCAGTACCTGTATGATGTGCCTGTAGAAAATAACATACAAAGTGGTTTTTCAGTTCTGAATTTCAATGATACATACCCGACAATGTTTGATAACAATGCAAATGTTGCTCTTATAAATAAAGGTACCGGAACAAATTATGGCATTGAAATTACATTCGAAAAGTATTTCTCGAAAAATTATTACTTTCTGGTTACAGGATCTCTTTATGAATCGAAATATAAGGCTATGGACAATGTAGAGCGCAACACACGATACAATAATAATTTCATAACAAATTTCATAGGGGGAAAAGAATTCAAAATTGGGAAAAATAAAACTGATGTAATAGTAACAGATATAAAATTTGTTTGGTCTGGTGGACCCCGTTTAACTCCTATTGATGTTGAAAAATCAAGAACACTGGGAATAACTGTATTTGATGTAGAGCACAGATATACTGAAAAAAGCCCTGATTATTTCAAATTTAATTTCAAAATAGGTTATCGGAAAAACAATAAAAAATCATCCCATTATATTTTTCTTGAGCTCCAAAATGTAACAAATCACAAAAATATAGCAAGTCAATATTACAATCCTATAAAAAATGAAATATATACTTACTATCAGCTTGGTTTTTTACCTATTCTAAATTATAGAGTTCAATTTTAA
- a CDS encoding ABC transporter ATP-binding protein has product MLQLKNISKIYGKADSQKVFALDNASLIINKGEFVAVIGTSGSGKTTMMNILGLLDRPTSGEYYFENKEVSTLSDNDRAAIRSKKIGFVFQKFHLLPKTTAIENVELPLIYTDVKDTRSLAIDALNKVGLSERIKHRSNELSSGQQQRVAIARALVNNPDMILGDEPTGNLDSKTSLEIVGIFQELNKSGKTVILITHQQNIAEHANRIIRIQDGKIVEDYKVQNPRNAVTELLKSDLIEK; this is encoded by the coding sequence ATGTTACAATTAAAGAACATTTCAAAAATTTATGGCAAAGCGGATAGCCAGAAGGTATTTGCTTTGGACAATGCCAGCCTTATTATAAATAAAGGCGAGTTTGTTGCAGTTATAGGTACTTCAGGTTCCGGTAAAACAACGATGATGAATATTCTGGGTTTGTTGGACAGACCAACCTCAGGTGAATATTATTTTGAAAATAAAGAAGTAAGTACACTCTCAGATAATGACCGTGCGGCTATTCGTTCTAAAAAAATCGGCTTTGTTTTTCAGAAATTTCATCTGTTACCAAAAACTACTGCTATAGAAAACGTAGAATTGCCTTTGATTTATACAGATGTTAAAGATACTCGCAGTTTGGCAATAGATGCATTAAACAAGGTAGGTCTCTCCGAAAGGATAAAACACCGATCTAATGAATTGTCAAGCGGACAGCAGCAAAGAGTTGCAATTGCGAGGGCACTTGTTAACAATCCCGATATGATTTTGGGTGACGAACCTACAGGTAATCTCGATTCAAAAACCAGTCTTGAAATAGTTGGCATTTTTCAGGAATTAAATAAATCAGGGAAAACAGTGATTTTAATAACACATCAACAAAATATTGCCGAGCATGCAAACAGAATCATTCGTATTCAGGATGGTAAAATTGTAGAAGATTACAAGGTGCAAAATCCCAGAAATGCGGTTACAGAACTGTTGAAATCAGACTTAATAGAAAAATAG
- a CDS encoding HAMP domain-containing histidine kinase: MTEAVNEIRKGNLDKKVSVKGHDEFSKLAEAFNSMTAELKKMIQAREQLLLDVSHELRTPLTRSKLALEMMPDSKEKNSVIEDVKEVELMITDILETARLKNNKITLDIKDVLINDLIKNTISLFENEKNRININPVSESLFIKADEGRIITVLRNIIENSLKYSSLENKPIEVSVIDRIEEIIIQIEDYGHGIPEEKLPFVFEPFYRVDDSRSKKSGGYGLGLHLCKRIMEAHGAEITINNKSDNNGIIVCLSFRKYH, translated from the coding sequence TTGACAGAGGCTGTCAATGAAATCAGAAAAGGTAATCTTGACAAAAAAGTTTCAGTAAAAGGTCATGATGAATTTAGTAAACTCGCAGAAGCATTCAATTCTATGACTGCTGAATTAAAAAAAATGATACAGGCAAGAGAGCAACTTTTACTTGATGTAAGCCATGAATTAAGAACCCCTTTAACACGTTCAAAACTTGCACTTGAAATGATGCCAGATTCTAAAGAGAAAAATTCGGTTATTGAAGATGTCAAGGAAGTAGAATTAATGATAACAGACATTCTTGAAACTGCCCGTTTGAAAAACAATAAAATCACATTGGACATTAAAGATGTGCTTATTAATGATTTGATAAAGAATACTATTTCCCTTTTTGAAAATGAAAAGAACAGAATAAATATAAATCCTGTTTCAGAAAGTTTGTTTATAAAAGCAGATGAAGGTAGAATAATTACAGTACTTCGTAATATTATTGAAAACTCCTTAAAATATTCATCTCTTGAAAACAAACCAATAGAAGTTAGTGTTATTGATCGGATAGAAGAGATTATTATTCAGATAGAAGATTACGGCCACGGAATACCTGAAGAAAAATTACCTTTTGTTTTTGAGCCATTCTATAGGGTTGATGATTCACGTTCTAAGAAATCCGGTGGTTATGGTTTAGGCTTGCATCTATGTAAACGTATTATGGAAGCACATGGGGCAGAAATTACAATCAATAACAAATCGGATAATAACGGGATTATTGTTTGTTTAAGTTTTAGAAAATATCACTAA
- a CDS encoding efflux RND transporter periplasmic adaptor subunit, whose amino-acid sequence MKISYPISLFILTAILFTACSSDNNEKQYETIIIKPKTLKNTVLATGVIKPQVGAEVRVGSRASGIVKKLYVNVNDKVRKGDFLAKLDDTELTAQYKQVLANLENAKTNFKYATLEKERQKNLLDKGFTSQQSYDLAVKNYEVAQAQVAQLNANLDYAKIQLDYTNIIAPVGGVVASVSTQEGETVAAMFSSPTFVTIIDTSRLEVRAYVDETDISKVQTGQKAEFTVDTYPDVIFEGKVVSIYPKAEILDNVVNYDVIIEISDKKGKILRPEMTTTVNILMDSLSNVIAIPEKAINTTNGESFVYVLENEKSVKKKITTGMKNKSLIQVLSGLKTNEKLILN is encoded by the coding sequence ATGAAAATATCTTATCCGATATCATTATTCATTCTGACTGCAATCTTATTCACTGCTTGTAGTAGCGATAATAACGAAAAACAATATGAAACAATTATTATCAAACCAAAAACATTAAAGAATACTGTTTTGGCAACGGGAGTGATAAAACCTCAGGTAGGAGCCGAAGTGCGTGTTGGATCACGTGCATCGGGCATAGTTAAAAAACTTTATGTGAATGTAAACGATAAAGTCAGAAAAGGTGATTTTCTTGCCAAGCTTGATGACACGGAGCTAACTGCTCAATATAAACAGGTTCTTGCTAATCTTGAAAATGCAAAAACAAATTTTAAGTATGCAACACTTGAAAAAGAAAGGCAGAAAAATCTTTTGGATAAAGGTTTTACTTCACAGCAATCTTACGACTTAGCAGTAAAAAATTATGAAGTTGCTCAAGCGCAGGTTGCTCAGTTAAATGCAAACCTTGATTATGCTAAAATTCAACTCGATTATACAAACATCATTGCACCTGTAGGTGGAGTAGTTGCATCAGTTTCCACACAAGAAGGTGAAACTGTGGCAGCCATGTTTTCATCTCCTACTTTTGTTACTATCATTGATACCAGCCGTCTTGAAGTAAGGGCTTACGTCGATGAAACAGATATTAGTAAAGTGCAGACTGGTCAAAAAGCTGAGTTTACTGTTGACACATATCCCGATGTTATTTTTGAAGGAAAAGTTGTTTCCATTTATCCTAAAGCAGAAATACTGGATAATGTGGTCAATTATGATGTAATCATTGAGATTTCTGATAAGAAAGGAAAGATACTTCGTCCTGAAATGACGACAACGGTAAATATTTTAATGGATTCATTGAGTAATGTTATAGCAATACCTGAAAAAGCAATTAATACTACAAACGGAGAGTCTTTTGTTTATGTTCTCGAAAATGAAAAATCTGTTAAGAAAAAGATAACAACTGGAATGAAAAACAAATCACTTATTCAGGTTTTAAGCGGGTTGAAAACAAATGAAAAGTTGATTTTAAATTAA
- a CDS encoding DUF4386 domain-containing protein produces MNLFKNSGRKAGMFYLLVAVFAGYSQVIRANIIVHGDTVATVSHILTSETLFRTSIVSDLMGQIFHVLLASVLYKLFKTVNQNQARLMFVLALVPVPIACMNMANQFAPLLLLNGSIYHNIFEPAQLQSQIMFFLDLHKHGILIAQLFWGLWLLPLGYLVFRSEFIPKLLGILLIIACFGYLTGSFITFLFPRYETMFTWVYIEPAIAEILFAFWLLIKGERHSKLNS; encoded by the coding sequence ATGAATCTATTTAAAAACTCTGGAAGAAAAGCCGGGATGTTTTATCTGCTTGTTGCAGTTTTTGCTGGTTACTCTCAAGTTATTCGTGCAAATATAATTGTACATGGTGATACTGTAGCTACTGTCAGTCATATTTTAACTTCTGAGACACTTTTTAGAACCAGCATTGTGAGTGATCTTATGGGTCAAATTTTTCATGTGTTGCTAGCTTCGGTCTTATACAAGTTGTTTAAAACGGTTAACCAAAATCAGGCTAGACTCATGTTTGTCTTGGCTTTAGTTCCTGTTCCCATTGCCTGTATGAATATGGCAAATCAGTTTGCTCCTCTGTTACTTTTAAATGGTTCTATTTACCATAACATCTTTGAACCTGCACAATTACAATCCCAAATCATGTTTTTTCTCGACTTACATAAACATGGTATTTTAATCGCACAACTATTTTGGGGTCTTTGGTTATTACCTCTAGGTTATTTGGTCTTCAGGTCTGAGTTTATTCCTAAATTATTAGGAATTCTCTTGATTATAGCTTGTTTTGGTTATCTGACGGGAAGTTTCATTACTTTTCTTTTTCCCCGTTACGAAACAATGTTTACGTGGGTTTATATTGAACCAGCTATTGCTGAAATTTTATTTGCCTTCTGGCTATTAATAAAAGGAGAAAGGCATTCTAAATTAAACTCATAA
- a CDS encoding TolC family protein — protein sequence MKYCIKIVLLLVLIITNNRAAISQSDTVSILKLEICIKAALDYSPDLKEGFIQTEIKKTETSKAKSSQFPYLYSAASYNLTDQNKLDNNYNSVSYGINANQVLWQYGKNKALLEQSKFLYKAELSNYNAKQQNVIVQVNLFYFEYLTYIKLLELAKNNEEQADLFLRAAKEKKAIGIGKNSDILKAESDVADAKYISNIYENVILKVRNELWQLTGLNITENTKVQDDLFITDNKYSTISKDSLFSIAKNSYPELKMMDDLLLSQESYIKSVKSDIFPKISVGAGYNWNYNPLFENNDFWNAGLTISWDIFSGYRKKYQVKIEKLQSNAISFQKENLLLNLCKEINNQFLTLNENYNQIGIIDTLLKSTTENLTVVMEEYKQGISSMLELANARTENFMAKEKYINAWYAYQISKVQLERTLGVTNK from the coding sequence ATGAAATATTGTATAAAAATTGTACTATTATTAGTTCTGATTATCACGAATAACAGAGCGGCAATTAGCCAGTCTGATACGGTTTCAATTTTAAAACTTGAAATTTGTATAAAAGCAGCTCTTGATTATTCTCCCGATTTAAAGGAAGGATTTATTCAAACAGAGATTAAAAAAACAGAAACATCTAAAGCAAAATCATCTCAGTTCCCATATTTATATAGCGCAGCCTCATATAATCTTACCGATCAAAATAAATTGGACAATAATTATAATTCTGTAAGCTATGGAATCAATGCAAATCAGGTATTATGGCAATATGGCAAAAACAAAGCATTACTGGAGCAATCAAAATTTCTTTATAAGGCTGAATTATCAAATTATAATGCCAAACAACAAAATGTAATAGTACAGGTTAATCTGTTTTATTTCGAATATTTGACATACATCAAATTGCTTGAACTTGCTAAAAATAATGAAGAACAAGCTGATTTATTTCTAAGAGCTGCTAAAGAAAAAAAAGCAATTGGTATTGGCAAAAACAGTGACATTTTAAAAGCAGAATCTGATGTTGCTGATGCAAAATACATTTCCAATATTTATGAAAATGTTATCCTGAAAGTCAGAAATGAATTATGGCAGTTGACCGGATTAAATATCACTGAAAACACGAAAGTTCAGGATGATTTATTTATTACTGACAATAAATATTCAACTATCAGCAAGGACTCGCTTTTTTCAATAGCAAAAAACAGTTATCCCGAATTAAAAATGATGGATGATTTGCTTTTATCTCAAGAATCTTATATAAAGTCAGTAAAATCGGACATATTTCCCAAAATAAGTGTAGGTGCCGGTTATAATTGGAATTATAATCCGCTTTTTGAAAATAATGACTTCTGGAATGCAGGATTAACAATATCATGGGATATTTTTAGCGGTTATCGAAAAAAGTATCAGGTAAAAATTGAAAAACTTCAAAGCAATGCGATTTCATTTCAGAAAGAAAATCTGTTGTTAAATCTCTGCAAAGAAATAAATAATCAATTTCTGACTCTTAATGAAAATTACAATCAGATAGGGATAATTGATACTCTACTGAAGAGTACAACCGAAAATCTTACTGTTGTTATGGAAGAGTATAAACAAGGCATTAGTTCTATGCTTGAATTAGCAAATGCCCGTACAGAGAATTTTATGGCAAAAGAAAAATATATTAATGCATGGTATGCATATCAAATTTCAAAAGTTCAACTTGAAAGAACACTTGGTGTTACTAATAAATAA
- a CDS encoding ABC transporter permease has protein sequence MDAILNAVPGVARYDPMQTLPACEVISGNINISTTIQGRSVEGEVIWNRTVTSGEYFTKDDEKNAARVALIGSKLTKQLFGESNPLGSQIRVGSVFFTVKGVLEEKGTDPHGNDLDMEVIVPITTMMSRLINVDYIASAKLEVDETKMTEITDKITSVLKERHSVNNGETDDFSVITPVQVQEMTMKMRKIFTVYLPLISGVVLILGGFIISILMLMSVSRRVSEIGLRKAVGASSRDIMFQFLSESVLISFVGGLLGLLIGIFGTWAFLSKMGYLFFFPWQSIVFGVLLPVVIGILAGIFPARKAANLDPVKALS, from the coding sequence ATGGATGCAATTCTTAATGCAGTTCCGGGAGTAGCGAGATATGATCCTATGCAAACATTACCGGCTTGCGAAGTAATATCAGGCAATATAAATATTTCGACCACAATACAAGGTCGTTCTGTTGAAGGGGAAGTTATATGGAACAGAACTGTAACCTCCGGTGAATACTTCACAAAAGATGATGAAAAAAATGCAGCCAGAGTTGCGTTGATTGGTTCGAAACTCACAAAACAATTGTTTGGTGAATCAAATCCGTTAGGATCTCAAATCAGGGTAGGGTCTGTGTTTTTTACAGTAAAAGGCGTCTTAGAAGAAAAAGGAACCGACCCTCATGGAAATGATCTCGATATGGAGGTGATTGTACCCATAACCACTATGATGAGCAGACTAATAAATGTTGATTATATTGCCAGTGCAAAACTCGAAGTGGATGAAACAAAAATGACAGAAATAACAGATAAAATAACATCAGTTCTTAAAGAAAGGCATTCTGTAAATAATGGCGAAACAGATGATTTTTCGGTTATAACTCCAGTGCAAGTACAGGAAATGACCATGAAAATGAGAAAAATATTTACTGTCTATCTTCCTTTAATTTCAGGAGTAGTATTGATTTTAGGCGGTTTTATTATTTCTATCCTGATGCTTATGTCTGTTTCAAGAAGAGTAAGTGAAATCGGATTAAGAAAAGCGGTAGGCGCAAGTTCAAGGGATATTATGTTTCAGTTTCTCTCAGAATCAGTACTTATATCATTTGTCGGAGGTCTTTTAGGTTTACTTATAGGCATATTCGGAACGTGGGCATTTTTATCCAAAATGGGTTACCTGTTCTTTTTTCCTTGGCAGTCCATTGTCTTTGGCGTTTTACTACCTGTTGTTATTGGTATTCTTGCTGGAATATTTCCTGCCCGAAAAGCAGCCAATCTTGACCCTGTTAAAGCACTTTCATAA
- a CDS encoding ABC transporter permease, producing the protein MKLIKNIRLSWKALLLNKIRTFFAIIILAIGISTIMVLTSISKGAEIKISEQFGNMGTNLIIVSSGKTVKVIGRQQKINQVTTLTLNDADAILNECSLVGKVVPSIEKAVSVKYGNVSTKTMVQGITIDYPEIKNFTVIQGRFFSEDEDKLMKRVAVIGDYIQKNLFGNSNPIGETFFVGTIPFEVIGVLSSKGLSPEGTNEDNVVLIPVHTAQRRVLNIDFLSRIFVQAKINADMNSAEKELECLLRERHKLNQLNKKNDFTLDNKLNAIKAENESLGSFNWLVTMVTGFILLIGGIGVLSVMLLSVRERISEIGLRISIGAKRSDILKQFLCEAAMLGITGGITGTIFGIMLSIIIGKTTEWQTDFSLQTAMFSIGLSISLGLVFGVYPAFKAAKLDPIQALQKE; encoded by the coding sequence ATGAAATTAATTAAAAATATCCGGTTATCGTGGAAGGCATTATTATTAAATAAAATCCGTACTTTTTTTGCAATAATTATTCTGGCAATAGGTATTTCAACCATAATGGTATTGACCTCAATAAGCAAAGGTGCTGAAATAAAAATTTCCGAGCAGTTTGGGAATATGGGTACTAATCTTATTATTGTAAGTTCAGGAAAAACTGTTAAAGTAATCGGAAGACAGCAAAAAATAAATCAGGTAACAACACTTACATTAAATGATGCCGATGCTATTTTGAACGAATGTTCATTAGTCGGGAAGGTCGTTCCTTCTATCGAAAAAGCTGTCTCGGTAAAATATGGTAATGTTTCGACTAAAACTATGGTACAAGGTATTACTATTGACTATCCTGAAATAAAAAATTTCACAGTTATTCAGGGTCGTTTTTTCTCAGAGGACGAAGATAAACTAATGAAAAGAGTTGCTGTCATAGGGGATTACATTCAAAAAAATCTTTTTGGAAATTCAAATCCGATTGGCGAAACATTTTTTGTCGGAACTATCCCTTTTGAAGTGATTGGTGTTTTATCTTCCAAAGGTTTAAGTCCCGAAGGAACTAACGAAGATAATGTAGTATTAATTCCTGTACATACAGCGCAAAGAAGAGTTTTGAATATTGACTTTTTAAGCAGAATCTTCGTACAGGCAAAGATCAATGCCGACATGAATTCAGCAGAAAAAGAATTAGAATGTTTGTTGAGAGAGCGACATAAATTAAATCAATTAAACAAGAAAAATGATTTTACTCTGGATAATAAACTGAATGCAATAAAAGCGGAAAATGAATCACTTGGTTCATTTAATTGGCTGGTAACTATGGTAACTGGTTTTATTCTGCTAATTGGCGGTATTGGTGTTTTATCGGTAATGTTACTTTCTGTTCGTGAACGAATTTCAGAGATTGGTTTAAGGATTTCAATAGGTGCCAAAAGAAGTGATATTCTTAAACAATTTCTTTGCGAAGCAGCAATGTTAGGAATAACAGGTGGCATAACAGGTACTATATTTGGCATTATGTTATCGATTATTATTGGTAAGACTACAGAATGGCAAACCGATTTTTCTTTACAAACAGCAATGTTTTCAATAGGTCTTTCAATCTCTTTAGGATTAGTCTTTGGAGTTTATCCTGCATTTAAGGCAGCGAAGTTAGACCCGATACAAGCACTACAAAAAGAATAA
- a CDS encoding helix-turn-helix transcriptional regulator yields the protein MRKCFITNNIRKLRFNANEMTQQELADKTGVTRQMIVAIENGKYSPTLELAFRIAIVFKVPLEEVFSFNSQDIKKP from the coding sequence ATGAGGAAGTGTTTTATAACTAACAACATCCGAAAATTACGCTTCAATGCTAATGAAATGACCCAGCAAGAACTTGCAGATAAAACAGGCGTTACACGACAAATGATTGTTGCCATTGAAAACGGAAAATATTCTCCAACATTGGAATTAGCTTTTCGAATTGCCATTGTTTTTAAAGTTCCATTAGAAGAAGTATTCTCATTTAACTCACAAGATATAAAGAAGCCATAA